A stretch of Clostridium sp. BJN0001 DNA encodes these proteins:
- a CDS encoding major capsid protein, whose amino-acid sequence MAITLAEAQKNVQDDITAGVIDEFRKNNFLLDRLTFDDAVSPTGGGATLTYGYTRLTTQPTAQFRSVNEEYTPQEVNKERHTVDLKVFGGSYQIDRVIANMGGIVDEVTLQSQQKIKAAQALFNDTCINGDSATDAKAFDGLDKALTGSSTEYNNGTDKTVIDLSTAAKITENYMLFLDMFDEFLTGLDGTPDFVGVNAKMAAKIRACARRASMYQVTKDNWGQQVEMYGNIPIIDLGAKSGLNNDVIETDGTAGTTSIYAARLGLDGLHGVSMAGVSPIQTWLPDYTKAGAVKTGEVEMVAALALKKSKAAAVFRNLKIK is encoded by the coding sequence ATGGCAATAACATTAGCAGAGGCACAGAAAAACGTACAAGACGATATTACAGCAGGAGTTATTGATGAATTCAGAAAGAATAACTTTTTATTAGACAGATTAACTTTTGATGATGCAGTATCACCAACAGGTGGTGGAGCAACATTAACTTATGGTTATACTAGATTAACTACACAACCAACTGCTCAATTTAGATCTGTAAATGAAGAATATACACCTCAAGAAGTAAATAAAGAAAGACATACAGTTGATCTTAAAGTATTTGGTGGCTCTTATCAGATTGATAGAGTTATAGCAAATATGGGTGGTATAGTTGATGAAGTAACTTTACAGTCACAGCAGAAAATAAAAGCAGCACAAGCATTATTTAATGATACTTGTATAAATGGTGATAGTGCTACAGATGCAAAGGCATTTGATGGACTTGATAAAGCATTAACAGGTTCAAGTACTGAATATAATAATGGCACAGATAAAACAGTAATTGACTTATCTACAGCAGCTAAGATAACAGAAAATTATATGCTTTTTTTAGATATGTTTGATGAGTTCTTAACAGGATTAGATGGTACTCCTGATTTTGTAGGGGTTAATGCTAAAATGGCAGCCAAGATAAGAGCATGTGCTAGAAGAGCATCAATGTACCAAGTTACAAAGGATAATTGGGGACAGCAAGTTGAAATGTATGGAAACATTCCAATAATTGATTTAGGAGCAAAGAGTGGTTTAAACAATGATGTAATTGAAACTGATGGAACAGCAGGAACAACTTCTATTTATGCTGCAAGACTAGGACTTGATGGGTTACATGGAGTTTCTATGGCAGGAGTTTCTCCAATACAAACATGGCTACCTGATTATACAAAAGCAGGTGCAGTTAAGACAGGTGAAGTTGAAATGGTTGCAGCATTAGCACTTAAAAAATCAAAAGCAGCAGCAGTATTTAGAAACTTGAAAATAAAATAA
- a CDS encoding phage scaffolding protein, with protein sequence MNLEQVKALSITGLSDEDAKKIADASGKELETYIPKTRFDEVNEAKKTAEGQIKTLTKDLQIAKDNAGDNEELKTQLDNAIQKQKDDAKAFDEQLKDLKISNAIKLAVADTAQDANLVAGLIDKTKLILGEDGKVTGLDEQVKGLKKDKAFLFKEDKSPVDDSKPNPGFHFGNPNPNPTPPDQRMSMHDAIATKLQGQLSKQ encoded by the coding sequence ATGAATTTAGAACAAGTAAAGGCTTTAAGTATTACAGGATTAAGTGATGAAGATGCGAAAAAGATAGCTGATGCATCAGGAAAGGAGTTAGAGACGTATATACCAAAGACACGTTTTGATGAAGTTAATGAAGCTAAGAAGACAGCAGAGGGACAAATAAAAACACTTACTAAAGATCTTCAAATAGCAAAGGACAATGCAGGAGATAATGAAGAACTAAAAACTCAGTTAGATAATGCTATTCAAAAACAGAAAGATGATGCGAAAGCATTTGATGAACAACTTAAAGATTTGAAAATAAGTAATGCCATTAAATTAGCCGTTGCTGATACAGCTCAAGATGCTAATTTAGTTGCAGGACTTATAGATAAAACAAAGTTGATTCTTGGTGAAGATGGAAAGGTCACTGGATTAGATGAACAGGTTAAGGGATTAAAAAAGGATAAGGCTTTCTTATTTAAAGAGGATAAGTCTCCAGTGGATGATTCTAAGCCAAACCCTGGTTTTCATTTTGGGAATCCTAATCCAAATCCAACACCACCTGATCAAAGAATGAGTATGCATGATGCTATAGCGACAAAATTGCAAGGACAATTAAGCAAACAATAA
- a CDS encoding phage minor capsid protein, with translation MPKKSYDIRKIFEQMELDLISSMHRTFYFHKREEQKEKFQWEQWQRSKLRSIEEYRKRNKKIVESYSKPIQNCINEQLKASKVSGLNRFNRFLGKVKRFFHIGDKASIYFPEDIKPKNKIDELKATIAKVMHNPVPEDNSFFGINEKKINTLQKVVTEDLKKAQYSVLRRMDDVYRQTIFKSQMYMQAGAKTLNQAIDMATKDFLKQGINSISYKDGKRVNIVNYSEMCLRTANHRTMLLGEGSKRDEWNIHLVVCSAHANTCPLCEPWQGKILIDDVFSHPSKEYIAKYKDKYHLLSEAIKKGLLHPNCRHSLNTYFEKVTTIPNIPDGKKAIETYNAEQIQRRYERQIRIQKRIIEGTCDEKSRADEQRKLKVLEDKLRSHLNTHKELRRNQEREKIDVRSIQEINHNSDLKMYNKFREVLGKDLPDTLQEFQELKYNNNKEFRLMKGYYRGITNGSLTSLADYKLYKYTDKLIKEKLIGIKTSGGIEIKAHSIHFIERIIGSVEQKRCGVEILDIIETLKNPIRIKELRTEDNGISIKYVGENNVVSINPETGTLIQTNPRGGK, from the coding sequence ATGCCGAAGAAGAGTTATGATATCAGAAAAATATTTGAGCAGATGGAACTTGACCTTATATCATCTATGCATAGAACTTTTTATTTTCACAAAAGGGAAGAACAAAAAGAAAAATTCCAATGGGAACAATGGCAAAGATCTAAATTACGTAGTATAGAAGAATATAGAAAAAGAAATAAGAAGATAGTTGAGAGTTATAGTAAGCCTATTCAAAATTGTATTAATGAGCAGCTTAAGGCAAGTAAAGTAAGTGGTTTAAATAGGTTTAATAGATTTTTAGGAAAAGTAAAAAGGTTCTTTCATATTGGAGACAAAGCTTCTATTTATTTTCCAGAGGATATAAAACCTAAAAATAAAATAGATGAATTAAAAGCTACTATTGCAAAAGTAATGCATAATCCTGTGCCAGAAGATAATTCGTTTTTTGGTATCAATGAAAAGAAAATTAATACTTTACAGAAAGTAGTTACAGAAGATTTAAAGAAAGCTCAGTATTCAGTTTTACGTAGAATGGATGATGTATACAGGCAGACAATATTTAAAAGTCAAATGTATATGCAAGCAGGTGCTAAGACATTAAATCAAGCTATTGATATGGCAACTAAAGACTTCTTAAAGCAAGGAATTAATAGTATTAGTTATAAAGATGGTAAGAGAGTTAATATTGTAAATTATTCAGAGATGTGTTTAAGAACTGCAAATCATAGAACTATGTTACTTGGAGAGGGGAGTAAACGTGATGAATGGAATATACACCTTGTAGTATGTAGTGCTCATGCTAATACATGCCCATTATGTGAACCATGGCAGGGTAAGATATTAATAGATGATGTTTTTTCACATCCAAGTAAAGAATACATTGCAAAATATAAAGATAAATATCATTTATTGAGTGAAGCCATTAAAAAGGGTTTGTTGCACCCCAATTGTCGTCATTCATTAAATACCTATTTTGAAAAAGTTACAACTATTCCTAATATACCTGATGGTAAAAAAGCTATTGAAACATATAATGCAGAGCAGATACAAAGAAGATATGAAAGACAAATAAGAATACAAAAGCGAATTATTGAGGGCACTTGTGATGAAAAAAGCAGAGCAGATGAACAAAGAAAATTAAAAGTTCTAGAAGATAAATTAAGATCACATCTTAATACACACAAAGAATTAAGAAGAAATCAGGAAAGAGAAAAAATTGATGTTAGAAGTATTCAAGAAATTAATCATAATTCTGATTTAAAAATGTATAATAAATTTAGAGAAGTTTTGGGAAAAGATTTACCAGATACATTGCAAGAGTTTCAAGAATTGAAGTATAATAACAATAAAGAATTTAGACTGATGAAAGGTTATTATAGAGGAATTACCAATGGCAGCTTAACATCTTTAGCCGATTATAAATTATATAAGTACACAGACAAACTGATAAAAGAAAAATTAATAGGTATAAAAACAAGTGGTGGAATAGAAATTAAAGCCCATTCAATTCATTTTATTGAAAGAATAATTGGATCAGTTGAGCAAAAAAGATGTGGTGTTGAAATACTTGATATTATAGAAACTTTAAAAAATCCTATAAGAATAAAAGAATTAAGAACAGAGGATAATGGAATAAGTATTAAATATGTTGGTGAAAATAACGTTGTTTCTATTAATCCAGAAACAGGAACTTTAATTCAAACAAATCCAAGAGGAGGTAAATAA